A region of Neovison vison isolate M4711 chromosome 7, ASM_NN_V1, whole genome shotgun sequence DNA encodes the following proteins:
- the PEG3 gene encoding paternally-expressed gene 3 protein: MLPPKYLSATKPKKSWAPDLYELDSDLTKEPDATVREGATDPEFFHQRFRNFLYVEFVGPRKTLFKLRNLCLDWLQPETRTKEEIIELLVLEQYLTILPEKIKPWVRAKKPENCEKLVTLLENYKGMYEPGDDNSSDLLSEDSMSRKGAESPPPRSASSFCSDRDREWDQDWDQDRDRNRDWGLDWDRERERRGRSRDLESRDRWPYTRNPRSRLPQRDLSLPLMEKTTFAMERERKRRDSVMDYESGSQDAVSYQDVVNLTEDRKPQNPIQDNMENYRKLLSLGVQLAEDDGHSHMTQGHSSRSKRSAYPSTSRGLKTMPETKKSTHRRGICEDESSHGVIMEKFIKDVSRNSKSGRARDSNDRSQRFPRRPDNDWKEASFNKRESVIQERGYEGNAFGGNYNCNSSLVSKKRVLERKRRYQFDTDGKGSVHEQKGCARKRPFECSEMRKAMSMSSLSAPSFTESHPLDFGAMSYVCDECGRSFSVISEFVEHQIMHTRENLYEYGESFIHSVAVSEVQKSQAGGKRFECKECGETFNKSAALAEHRKIHAREHLAECNDEEYEEPFMPSPTFSELQKIYGKDKFYECKVCKETFLHSSALIEHQKTHGKDDKDNERGEAFKPSPPLSEVPKMYGKEKMYECKVCGETFHHSSSLKEHQKIHTRGNLFENKGKVCEETFIPGQSLKRRQKSYSKEKLYDFKDGGDAFRQSSDLSEHQKIHSRKNLYEGRGYEKSVIHSVPFTESQKSHTITRPPESEEDEKAFTISSNPDDGQKIPAKENACERKPYERSVIHSVAFAKAQKSNSAVAPSKPQVIAESTQSSGVTEHQKVHAGENSEGKKYERSVIHSLASFRPPKNCNGNEVVECDEKGESSTHISDPRDKQQKTPARENPYEGAKSNNYKDSVIQSVSRIEPPRSLTSQGSSESSVPSSNVREHQKARAKKKNIERRNHETSVIHSLRFGEPHTFRPRERFYECPVCGESFVRSSDLTEHQKIHDRKKPSGSKNYERSVIRSLASTDPQRSYAEQAQTSYAEHPGQARYSEQPVQTSYAKPPEQASSTKPPAPVSYPKQIGPTNYIAHPVQISYPENPMQMSYIKQTAPLSFTKGPAPLSFIKDPAALSFLKEPAPLSFIKQPASLSYTEEQAQTSYAEQQVRNKCKECGDCFATIEELGAHQKIYAREEFHGRKLFGNSVIQGIGLDGSRQVESQPDEPDEQDEQDETEDSIYGCKDCGLGFADRADLKDHQKVHGREYLIDSREYTHSVIHTHSVSEYQKDYIGEQLYECPACGESFVHSSFLFEHQKIHEQDQFFGHRRYEEPFMQPLVINPRRPRAPQKNPPAGTSLQCHVCGQDFIHGSVLSEHMRIHTGEHLPEQDQRSEDAVSPGLALTEFQRSQTEEKHYECKTCGESFLNQSDLREHMRVHEKDEPYDYGASFVHTSFLTEPPKRDSPFYECKDCGKSFIHNTVLTKHQKLHLEEEEEEGAQEVEANVLVPREVLRIQGSNVEAAEPEVEAVEPEVEAAEPNVEAAEPNGEAEGPDGEAAEPNGEAEQPNGEAEQPNGDADEPDGAGIEDPEERAEEPEGKAEEPEGDADEPDGAGIEDPEEEGDDQEIQVEEPYYDCRECGETFTSNSAYGEHLKTHARVIIFEPGSVYGESSRYTEHASTSTSDNDRADDKYFKCDVCGQLFSDRLSLARHQNTHTG, encoded by the exons atgCTGCCTCCAAAGTACTTGTCTGCCACCAAACCCAAGAAGTCTTGGGCCCCAGATCTGTATGAGCTAGACAGTGACTTGACTAAGGAGCCGGATGCCACCGTAAGAGAAGGTGCAACTGACCCTGAATTCTTTCATCAGAGGTTTCGAAATTTCCTCTACGTGGAATTTGTCGGGCCTCGGAAGACACTGTTCAAACTCCGAAACCTCTGCCTTGATTGGCTGCAGCCGGAGACTCGCACCAAGGAGGAAATTATTGAGCTCTTGGTCCTTGAGCAGTACCTGACCATCCTTCCAGAAAAGATAAAGCCTTGGGTGCGGGCAAAAAAGCCAGAGAACTGTGAGAAGCTAGTTACTCTGCTGGAAAATTACAAGGGGATGTATGAGCCAGGAG ACGACAACAGCAGTGACCTCCTCAGCGAAGACAGCATGAGCCGGAAGGGAGCAGAGTCCCCGCCACCGCGCTCCGCCTCTTCTTTCTGCA GTGACCGGGACCGGGAATGGGACCAGGACTGGGATCAGGACCGGGACCGGAATCGGGACTGGGGGCTGGACTGGGACCGGGAGCGGgaacggagagggagaagcagagacctGGAGTCTCGAGACCGCTGGCCGTACACCAGGAATCCCAGAAGCA gacTTCCTCAACGGGATCTTTCCCTTCCTCTGATGGAGAAAACAACTTTCGCGATGGAAAGGGAGCGCAAACGTAGGGACTCCGTGATGGATTATGAGTCAGGATCCCAG GATGCAGTGTCATACCAGGACGTTGTGAACCTGACTGAGGACAGGAAGCCTCAGAACCCAATTCAGGACAACATGGAGAACTATAGGAAGCTGCTCTCCCTGG GGGTTCAGCTTGCCGAAGACGATGGTCATTCCCATATGACACAAGGCCATTCATCGAGGTCAAAGAGAAGTGCCTACCCGAGCACCAGTCGAG GTCTGAAAACCATGCCTGAAACCAAAAAGTCAACCCATCGGCGGGGAATTTGTGAAGACGAATCTTCCCATGGGGTGATAATGGAAAAATTCATCAAGGATGTTTCACGAAACTCCAAATCGGGAAGGGCCAGGGACTCTAATGATCGGTCACAGAGGTTCCCCAGAAGGCCAGACAATGATTGGAAAGAAGCTTCATTCAACAAGAGGGAGTCGGTGATTCAGGAGAGGGGCTATGAAGGGAATGCTTTTGGGGGAAACTATAATTGTAACTCAAGTCTTGTTTCCAAAAAGAGAGTTCTTGAAAGAAAAAGGCGCTATCAGTTTGACACAGATGGGAAGGGCTCCGTTCATGAGCAGAAAGGCTGTGCAAGGAAGAGACCTTTTGAATGTAGTGAAATGAGGAAAGCCATGAGCATGAGCAGTCTTAGCGCCCCTTCCTTCACTGAGTcgcacccacttgattttggggcAATGTCCTATGTGTGTGATGAGTGTGGGAGGTCTTTCAGTGTGATTTCAGAATTCGTCGAACATCAGATCATGCATACTAGAGAGAATCTCTATGAGTATGGCGAATCGTTTATTCACAGTGTGGCTGTCAGTGAGGTTCAGAAAAGCCAGGCTGGGGGGAAACGCTTCGAATGTAAGGAGTGTGGGGAAACCTTCAATAAGAGTGCCGCCCTTGCCGAACACCGGAAAATTCATGCTCGAGAGCATCTTGCAGAATGTAATGATGAAGAGTACGAGGAGCCCTTCATGCCTAGCCCAACCTTCAGTGAACTTCAGAAAATATATGGAAAGGATAAATTTTATGAATGTAAGGTATGTAAGGAAACCTTCCTTCATAGTTCTGCCCTGATCGAACACCAGAAAACCCATGGTAAAGATGACAAAGATAATGAGCGTGGGGAAGCCTTTAAACCTAGCCCACCCCTTAGTGAGGTTCCGAAAATGTATGGTAAAGAGAAAATGTATGAATGTAAGGTGTGCGGGGAGACTTTCCATCATAGCTCATCCCTGAAAGAACATCAGAAGATCCATACTAGAGGtaacttatttgaaaataaggGTAAAGTGTGTGAGGAAACCTTTATTCCTGGTCAGTCCCTTAAAAGGCGTCAGAAATCTTACTCCAAAGAGAAGCTCTATGACTTTAAAGATGGTGGGGATGCCTTTAGGCAAAGCTCAGACCTCAGTGAGCATCAGAAAATTCATTCTCGAAAGAACCTCTATGAAGGCAGAGGGTACGAGAAGTCTGTCATTCATAGCGTGCCCTTCACTGAATCTCAGAAGAGTCATACTATAACAAGACCACCTGAAAGCGAGGAGGATGAGAAAGCGTTCACCATCAGCTCTAACCCTGATGATGGCCAGAAGATTCCTGCTAAAGAAAATGCCTGTGAGAGAAAACCATATGAGAGGTCTGTTATTCATAGCGTAGCCTTTGCTAAAGCTCAGAAAAGTAACAGTGCAGTGGCGCCCAGTAAACCACAAGTGATTGCAGAGTCTACCCAGAGCTCAGGTGTTACTGAACATCAGAAGGTCCATGCTGGAGAGAATTCCGAAGGAAAGAAATACGAAAGGTCTGTTATCCATAGCTTAGCTTCTTTCAGACCTCCCAAAAATTGCAACGGAAATGAAGTTGTTGAATGTGATGAGAAGGGAGAATCCTCCACTCACATTTCCGACCCTCGTGATAAGCAACAGAAAACTCCTGCCAGAGAGAACCCTTATGAAGGGGCTAAGAGTAACAACTACAAGGACTCTGTTATACAAAGTGTGTCCCGTATTGAACCTCCGAGAAGTCTGACTAGTCAGGGGTCCAGTGAGTCGTCTGTTCCCAGCTCCAATGTCCGCGAACATCAGAAGGCtcgtgctaaaaaaaaaaacattgagcGTAGGAACCATGAGACCTCTGTAATTCACTCCCTACGTTTTGGTGAACCTCATACATTTCGCCCTAGAGAGAGATTCTATGAATGTCCAGTGTGTGGAGAATCCTTTGTTCGTAGTTCCGACCTCACCGAGCATCAAAAGATTCATGATAGAAAGAAGCCCTCTGGAAGTAAAAACTATGAACGATCTGTAATTCGCAGCTTAGCTTCTACTGACCCTCAGAGAAGTTATGCTGAACAAGCGCAGACAAGTTACGCTGAACACCCGGGGCAGGCGAGATACTCTGAACAACCAGTGCAGACAAGTTACGCTAAACCCCCAGAGCAAGCAAGTTCCACGAAACCCCCAGCGCCGGTGAGTTACCCTAAACAAATAGGGCCGACAAATTACATTGCACACCCAGTGCAGATAAGTTACCCTGAAAACCCCATGCAGATGAGTTACATTAAACAAACAGCACCACTGAGTTTCACCAAAGGACCAGCACCGCTGAGTTTCATTAAAGACCCAGCAGCGCTGAGTTTCCTTAAAGAACCAGCACCACTGAGTTTTATTAAACAGCCAGCATCACTGAGTTACACTGAAGAGCAAGCACAGACGAGTTACGCTGAACAGCAGGTGCGCAACAAATGTAAGGAGTGTGGGGACTGCTTCGCCACCATTGAAGAGCTTGGGGCACATCAGAAAATCTATGCCCGAGAAGAATTCCATGGCCGGAAGCTCTTTGGAAACTCTGTTATTCAGGGCATAGGCCTTGATGGGTCTCGGCAGGTAGAGTCTCAGCCTGATGAGCCAGATGAGCAGGACGAGCAGGATGAGACTGAAGACTCAATCTATGGATGTAAGGACTGTGGGCTGGGTTTTGCAGACCGTGCAGACCTGAAGGATCATCAGAAGGTTCATGGCAGAGAGTATCTCATTGATAGTCGTGAGTACACACATTCTGTAATCCATACCCATTCTGTCAGCGAATATCAGAAAGATTATATTGGGGAGCAGCTCTACGAATGCCCTGCCTGTGGGGAATCTTTTGTTCACAGCTCATTCCTTTTTGAGCATCAGAAAATCCATGAGCAAGATCAATTCTTTGGCCATAGAAGGTATGAGGAACCTTTTATGCAACCCTTGGTCATTAACCCACGGAGGCCTCGTGCCCCACAGAAGAATCCTCCTGCAGGAACATCCCTTCAGTGCCACGTGTGTGGACAAGACTTCATTCATGGCTCTGTCCTTAGTGAACATATGAGAATTCACACTGGTGAGCATTTACCAGAGCAGGACCAGAGAAGTGAAGATGCAGTCAGTCCAGGCTTGGCCCTTACTGAGTTTCAGAGAAGTCAGACCGAAGAGAAACATTATGAATGTAAAACATGTGGAGAATCCTTCCTTAATCAGTCAGACCTTAGGGAGCACATGAGAGTTCATGAGAAAGATGAGCCCTATGATTATGGGGCCTCCTTTGTTCACACCTCATTTCTCACTGAGCCCCCTAAGAGAGATTCACCATTCTATGAATGCAAGGACTGTGGGAAGTCCTTCATTCACAACACAGTTCTCACAAAACATCAGAAGCTTCAtcttgaagaggaagaagaagaaggagcccAGGAGGTGGAAGCCAATGTCCTTGTTCCACGAGAAGTTCTGCGGATCCAGGGATCAAATGTAGAAGCTGCTGAGCCAGAGGTGGAGGCTGTTGAACCAGAGGTGGAGGCTGCTGAGCCTAACGTAGAGGCCGCTGAGCCCAATGGGGAGGCCGAAGGGCCAGATGGGGAGGCTGCGGAGCCAAATGGGGAGGCCGAACAGCCCAATGGAGAGGCTGAACAGCCCAATGGAGATGCTGATGAGCCAGATGGTGCAGGGATTGAAGACCCAGAAGAAAGAGCTGAGGAGCCGGAGGGAAAGGCTGAAGAGCCAGAGGGAGATGCTGACGAGCCAGATGGGGCAGGGATCGAAGACCCTGAAGAAGAAGGTGACGATCAGGAGATTCAGGTTGAAGAACCATACTATGACTGTAGGGAGTGCGGAGAAACCTTCACCTCCAACTCAGCCTATGGTGAGCACCTGAAAACCCATGCCAGGGTGATAATATTTGAGCCTGGAAGTGTCTATGGGGAAAGCTCACGCTACACTGAACATGCCAGCACCAGCACTAGTGACAACGATAGAGCCGATGACAAGTACTTCAAATGTGATGTCTGTGGGCAGCTTTTCAGTGATCGCCTGTCCCTTGCTAGACACCAGAATACTCATACTGGCTGA